In Streptomyces alboniger, the following are encoded in one genomic region:
- a CDS encoding putative immunity protein codes for MILPKVRDPRLVTIRRGGTLTDADHHLLALWAASCAGHVLELFESARPEDPRPRQAIEHARAWVRGEVPMMRARAAGGHAMGAAARDLRGAPRHAAYAAGQAGAVAHVAAHELGAAAYAIKAVRAAAPEGEGEAAGRRECRWQRDQLPDAIRELVLDDQRLRNDIC; via the coding sequence ATGATCCTCCCGAAGGTCCGGGACCCTCGTCTCGTGACGATCCGACGCGGGGGGACACTCACCGATGCGGACCACCACCTCCTCGCGCTGTGGGCGGCCTCTTGCGCCGGACACGTCCTCGAACTCTTCGAGTCGGCTCGGCCGGAGGACCCGCGGCCGCGTCAGGCGATCGAGCACGCCCGTGCCTGGGTGCGCGGCGAGGTCCCGATGATGCGGGCACGCGCGGCGGGCGGCCACGCCATGGGGGCGGCGGCCAGGGACCTGCGCGGGGCGCCCCGGCACGCCGCGTACGCGGCTGGGCAGGCGGGGGCCGTCGCGCACGTCGCCGCACATGAACTCGGAGCGGCCGCCTACGCGATCAAGGCCGTGCGCGCTGCCGCGCCGGAAGGTGAGGGCGAGGCCGCGGGGCGGCGCGAGTGCCGGTGGCAGCGGGACCAGCTCCCGGACGCGATCCGCGAACTCGTACTGGACGACCAGCGGTTGCGGAACGACATCTGCTGA
- a CDS encoding acyl-ACP desaturase: MTITSSHLGSTDSWTDARLLYALEEVVEQELNRHLKVAKDWMPHEYVPFSDARNFPGFFEDGEAWEKGQSPVTDIGRIALVVNLLTEDNLPSYHHEIASLFGRDGAWGTWVHRWTAEEGRHGIVMRDYLLASRAVDPDELERFRMVHMSEGFESDNRHSMLHSVAYVAFQELATRISHRNTGHQSGDPVCDRMLARIATDENLHMVFYRNLLKAAFELAPDLTMQSVRDVVVNFRMPGHGMPGFERAAAQMAIGEVYNLRIHHDDVLQPVLRHLKVLEIDGLGPEGLKAQEELGFYMGGLDAEASKFDERLAARKARMAARGA, translated from the coding sequence GTGACGATCACCTCTTCCCACCTCGGCAGCACGGACAGCTGGACCGATGCCCGGCTGCTCTACGCGCTGGAGGAAGTGGTCGAGCAGGAACTCAACCGCCACCTGAAGGTGGCGAAGGACTGGATGCCCCACGAGTACGTCCCGTTCTCCGACGCCCGTAACTTCCCCGGCTTCTTCGAGGACGGCGAAGCCTGGGAGAAGGGCCAGTCCCCGGTCACCGACATCGGGCGCATCGCCCTGGTGGTCAACCTGCTCACCGAGGACAACCTCCCCAGCTACCACCACGAGATCGCCTCCCTCTTCGGCCGCGACGGCGCCTGGGGCACGTGGGTGCACCGCTGGACGGCCGAGGAGGGGCGTCACGGCATCGTGATGCGCGACTACCTCCTCGCCTCCCGCGCGGTCGACCCCGACGAGCTGGAGCGGTTCCGGATGGTCCACATGAGCGAGGGCTTCGAGTCGGACAACCGCCACTCGATGCTGCACTCGGTCGCGTACGTGGCCTTCCAGGAGCTGGCGACCCGCATTTCGCACCGCAACACCGGACACCAGTCCGGCGACCCGGTCTGCGACCGCATGCTGGCGCGCATCGCCACCGACGAGAACCTCCACATGGTCTTCTACCGGAACCTGCTCAAGGCCGCCTTCGAGCTGGCTCCGGACCTGACGATGCAGTCCGTGCGGGACGTCGTGGTCAACTTCCGCATGCCGGGGCACGGCATGCCGGGCTTCGAGCGGGCCGCCGCGCAGATGGCCATCGGCGAGGTCTACAACCTGCGCATCCACCACGACGACGTGCTCCAGCCCGTGCTGCGTCACCTGAAGGTCCTGGAGATCGACGGCCTCGGCCCCGAGGGCCTCAAGGCCCAGGAGGAGCTGGGCTTCTACATGGGCGGGCTCGACGCGGAGGCGTCCAAGTTCGACGAGAGGCTGGCCGCTCGCAAGGCGCGGATGGCGGCCCGGGGCGCCTGA
- a CDS encoding glycoside hydrolase family 64 protein: MISRRMFLTTAAGTAGALTYPLWGSALGPSARAAGRAAPVICELALRNKSLPGQVHAYVTGHEQGTGRRLLLRPDGGVYRPGSPAAPQTPLPVDCAIPLGAAGSAPRVLTLPQMYGARVYFVRDDKLDFFLNPGPALVEPAFATPADPNYGRTWSFCEFTFNPQQLYANISYVDLVTALPIGLTLEGDATHTVAPLPDGAVDRIAADLTAQAAKDGRPWDDLVIRGDGGGVLRVISPQNLMAPYFDRPDRMPFRDVWNRYVDQVWDKYRSTDLRIDLQGGRGVFTGRVRGDVLTFNGGHSFTKPTSKDIFTCNHGPFTNNPGDPDDKKGLLARLAAGFNRSIMLTHAEQPNGTTAADHYRGEVTNHWARVVHANSPIGYAFPYDDVRPDGQPDVSGAAHDGNPRRFTVSVGS; this comes from the coding sequence GTGATATCGCGTCGAATGTTCCTGACCACCGCCGCCGGTACCGCGGGCGCCCTCACCTACCCCCTCTGGGGGAGCGCTCTCGGCCCGAGCGCCCGGGCGGCCGGCCGGGCCGCGCCCGTCATCTGTGAGCTGGCCCTGCGCAACAAGTCGCTCCCGGGCCAGGTGCACGCCTACGTCACCGGCCATGAGCAGGGCACCGGCCGCCGGCTGCTGCTCAGGCCCGACGGCGGCGTCTATCGCCCCGGCTCACCCGCGGCGCCGCAGACCCCCCTGCCCGTCGACTGCGCCATCCCGCTCGGCGCCGCCGGTTCGGCACCCAGAGTGCTGACCCTTCCTCAGATGTACGGGGCGCGCGTCTACTTCGTGCGCGACGACAAGCTGGACTTCTTCCTCAACCCCGGCCCCGCCCTCGTCGAGCCCGCGTTCGCGACCCCCGCGGACCCCAACTACGGCCGCACGTGGTCGTTCTGCGAGTTCACCTTCAACCCCCAGCAGCTCTACGCCAACATCAGTTACGTCGACCTCGTCACCGCGCTGCCCATCGGGCTGACCCTGGAGGGCGACGCCACGCATACCGTCGCCCCGCTCCCCGACGGGGCCGTCGACAGGATCGCCGCGGATCTCACGGCGCAGGCGGCCAAGGACGGCCGACCCTGGGACGACCTGGTCATCCGGGGCGACGGCGGGGGCGTACTGAGGGTGATCTCGCCGCAGAACCTCATGGCGCCCTACTTCGACCGGCCCGACCGGATGCCCTTCCGCGACGTCTGGAACCGCTACGTCGACCAGGTGTGGGACAAGTACCGCTCGACCGACCTCAGGATCGACCTCCAGGGCGGGCGTGGTGTGTTCACCGGGCGCGTCAGGGGTGACGTACTGACGTTCAACGGCGGCCACTCCTTCACCAAGCCGACATCGAAGGACATCTTCACCTGCAACCACGGCCCGTTCACCAACAATCCCGGCGACCCCGACGACAAGAAGGGCCTCCTCGCGCGCCTCGCGGCCGGGTTCAACCGCAGCATCATGCTCACCCATGCCGAACAGCCCAACGGCACGACCGCCGCCGACCACTACCGGGGCGAGGTGACCAACCACTGGGCGCGGGTGGTGCACGCCAACTCCCCCATCGGGTACGCGTTCCCGTACGACGACGTGCGCCCCGACGGGCAACCGGACGTGTCGGGCGCCGCCCACGACGGGAACCCGCGGCGCTTCACGGTGAGCGTGGGGTCCTGA
- a CDS encoding VOC family protein, with product MLSTRFVPGAPVWVDMCAPDLDSVSAFYRELFGWEIQRGGPDVGGYSQFQISDRTAAGAMAMPADEAPPAWTLYFRAADVDATVKSVEQAGGGTLYAAVDVLDLGRMAGLTDSAGVPFSVWQQGELKGLDVLNEPGGLVWTELYTPDVSAATSFYGSVFGWQTTEMAFPGGSYTMVHPADGSPDDMFGGIVPLDSDPSEDRAYWLPYFQVDDCDDTVAKAERSGGVVRMDTVEMPGVGRFAKLADPAGARFAVLQPAPPGEQMES from the coding sequence ATGCTCAGTACCCGTTTCGTCCCAGGTGCTCCGGTCTGGGTGGACATGTGTGCCCCCGACCTCGACAGCGTCAGCGCCTTCTATCGCGAACTGTTCGGCTGGGAGATCCAGCGGGGCGGCCCGGATGTGGGGGGCTACAGCCAGTTCCAGATCTCCGACAGGACCGCGGCGGGCGCGATGGCGATGCCGGCCGACGAGGCCCCGCCCGCCTGGACGCTCTACTTCCGCGCGGCGGACGTGGACGCGACGGTGAAATCGGTCGAGCAGGCCGGCGGCGGCACGCTCTACGCGGCGGTGGACGTCCTCGACCTCGGTCGCATGGCCGGCCTCACCGACTCGGCGGGCGTGCCCTTCTCGGTGTGGCAGCAGGGAGAGCTGAAGGGCCTCGATGTTCTGAACGAACCGGGTGGCCTGGTCTGGACCGAGCTGTACACCCCGGACGTCTCCGCGGCCACCTCGTTCTACGGCTCGGTGTTCGGCTGGCAGACCACCGAGATGGCCTTCCCCGGTGGGTCGTACACGATGGTGCATCCCGCCGACGGCAGTCCGGACGACATGTTCGGCGGGATCGTGCCCCTCGACAGCGACCCCTCGGAGGACAGGGCGTACTGGCTGCCGTACTTCCAGGTGGACGACTGCGACGACACCGTCGCCAAGGCCGAGCGGTCGGGCGGCGTGGTGCGGATGGATACCGTGGAAATGCCGGGCGTGGGCCGCTTCGCGAAGCTCGCGGACCCGGCGGGCGCACGGTTCGCCGTGCTGCAACCGGCCCCTCCTGGAGAGCAGATGGAGTCGTAG
- a CDS encoding LacI family DNA-binding transcriptional regulator: MTEEPRPTLEAVAARAGVSRATVSRVVNGDPGVRERLAEKVRHAVDELGYVPNRAARSLVTRRHDAVAVVIAEPETRVFADPFFALQLRGISKELTEHDIQLVLLLTEGREDHERVGRYLAGGHVDGALAFSLHLDDPLPGIIRRAGVPTVFGGRPGWPEPGPGEPGVSYVDCDNRGGAREAVRHLVGLGRSRVAHITGPLDQTSAVDRLDGFRDVLVDVDPRLIAEGDFTPAGGERAMRELLDRVPELDAVFTANDLSASGALRVLRERGKRVPDDVAVVGFDDMLPVAEQTEPPLTTVRQDIEGMGRLMARMLLRGKGGEDLGTEPAGVVLPTALVRRASA, encoded by the coding sequence GTGACCGAGGAACCGCGCCCCACCCTGGAGGCCGTGGCCGCCCGTGCCGGGGTCTCCAGGGCCACCGTCTCCCGAGTCGTCAACGGCGACCCGGGAGTGCGGGAGAGGCTCGCCGAGAAGGTGCGCCACGCGGTCGACGAGCTGGGCTACGTCCCCAACCGCGCCGCCCGCAGTCTGGTCACCCGGCGTCACGACGCGGTCGCCGTGGTGATCGCCGAGCCGGAGACACGGGTCTTCGCCGACCCGTTCTTCGCTCTCCAACTGCGCGGCATCAGCAAGGAACTGACGGAGCATGACATACAGCTCGTGCTGCTGCTCACCGAGGGACGCGAGGACCACGAACGGGTCGGCCGCTATCTGGCGGGCGGCCATGTCGACGGGGCTCTCGCCTTCTCGCTGCACCTCGACGACCCGCTGCCCGGCATCATCCGGCGCGCCGGGGTGCCGACCGTGTTCGGGGGACGCCCCGGCTGGCCCGAGCCGGGGCCGGGTGAGCCGGGCGTCTCGTACGTCGACTGCGACAACCGCGGCGGGGCGCGCGAGGCGGTGCGGCATCTGGTGGGCCTCGGCCGCAGCCGCGTCGCCCACATCACCGGCCCCCTCGACCAGACGTCCGCGGTCGACCGTCTCGACGGCTTCCGTGACGTGCTCGTCGACGTGGATCCGCGGCTGATCGCCGAGGGCGACTTCACGCCTGCGGGCGGGGAGCGCGCGATGCGGGAACTCCTGGACCGTGTACCGGAGTTGGACGCTGTCTTCACGGCCAACGACCTGTCGGCGTCCGGAGCCCTGCGGGTGCTGCGGGAGCGGGGCAAGCGGGTGCCGGACGACGTGGCGGTGGTCGGCTTCGACGACATGCTGCCGGTGGCCGAGCAGACCGAACCACCCCTGACGACGGTCCGTCAGGACATTGAGGGTATGGGCAGGTTGATGGCCCGGATGCTTCTGCGCGGCAAGGGAGGAGAGGACCTCGGCACCGAGCCGGCCGGTGTGGTCCTGCCGACGGCGCTGGTGCGCAGGGCCTCGGCCTGA
- a CDS encoding aminoglycoside phosphotransferase family protein, producing the protein MEPDEEQPLAGGNVSEGVVRVGDTVRRPTGPWTPAVHALLTHLHEVGFHAAPRPLGIDDEGREVLTFMPGDVVWPDRFSLLDPARQLARVAQLTRDFHDAVQDFTPPPDARWQRLIPAEGSDIIAHHDLAPWNLVVGGGGQSQGQWALIDWDGAGPGSRLWDLAYALHGFVPLSADPRRRRPDAADRMRGFVGAYGLDEAERRRLVPMLGRRTRSMHVFLRDQAACGVQPWARLWTEGHGDVWRSDTEYIERREDEWLRVLLAD; encoded by the coding sequence ATGGAGCCCGATGAGGAACAGCCGTTGGCCGGAGGCAATGTCAGCGAGGGCGTCGTCCGGGTGGGCGACACGGTCCGCCGTCCCACTGGACCATGGACCCCTGCGGTCCACGCCCTGCTCACCCACCTCCATGAGGTCGGATTCCACGCGGCGCCCCGCCCGCTGGGCATCGACGACGAGGGGCGCGAGGTCCTGACCTTCATGCCAGGAGATGTGGTCTGGCCGGACCGTTTCTCGCTGCTGGACCCCGCTCGGCAACTGGCTCGCGTGGCACAGCTGACCAGGGACTTTCACGATGCCGTGCAGGACTTCACGCCACCGCCCGACGCGCGCTGGCAGAGGCTGATTCCCGCCGAGGGCAGCGACATCATCGCCCATCACGACCTGGCTCCGTGGAACCTCGTGGTCGGAGGCGGGGGCCAGAGCCAGGGCCAGTGGGCCCTCATCGACTGGGACGGAGCGGGTCCCGGTTCCCGCCTGTGGGACCTCGCGTACGCGCTTCACGGCTTCGTTCCGCTGTCCGCCGATCCGCGCCGGCGGCGCCCCGATGCGGCAGACCGGATGCGGGGCTTCGTCGGCGCCTACGGCCTAGACGAGGCTGAACGCCGTCGGCTGGTCCCGATGCTGGGGCGCAGAACGCGTTCCATGCATGTCTTCCTACGCGACCAGGCTGCCTGCGGTGTACAGCCCTGGGCCAGGCTGTGGACCGAAGGCCACGGCGATGTCTGGCGAAGCGATACCGAATACATCGAGCGACGCGAAGACGAGTGGCTGCGCGTGCTGCTCGCCGATTGA
- the ligD gene encoding non-homologous end-joining DNA ligase, with the protein MGEAKGKSAAVEIDTGERTVRLSSPDRVVFPERGFTKLDVARYLVSVGPGILRALRNRPTTLQRYPDGAAGEFFYQKRAPKNHPDWIPTATITFPSGRTADEMCPTEVAAVIWAAQYNTLTFHPWPVRRDDLDHPDELRIDLDPQPGTDYADAVRAAHELRAVLDEFGGLVGWPKTSGGRGMHVFVPIEPRWTFTQVRRAAIACGRELERRMPDQVTTAWWKEERGPRIFVDYNQTARDRTIASAYSVRARPHAPVSAPLRWDEVDDATPEDFDIATMPDRFAKLGDVHARMEDHAHSLEALLDLADKDERDHDLGDLPYPPEYPKMPGEPKRVQPSRAKHEE; encoded by the coding sequence ATGGGTGAAGCCAAGGGCAAGAGCGCGGCCGTGGAGATCGACACGGGGGAGCGGACCGTACGTCTGTCCAGCCCCGACCGGGTGGTCTTCCCCGAGCGGGGTTTCACCAAGCTGGACGTCGCCCGGTACCTCGTGTCCGTGGGCCCCGGCATCCTCCGCGCGCTCAGGAACCGCCCCACCACCTTGCAGCGCTACCCGGACGGGGCGGCCGGCGAGTTCTTCTACCAGAAGCGGGCCCCGAAGAACCACCCCGACTGGATCCCCACCGCCACCATCACCTTCCCCAGCGGCCGCACCGCCGACGAGATGTGCCCCACCGAGGTGGCCGCCGTGATCTGGGCGGCCCAGTACAACACGCTCACCTTCCACCCCTGGCCGGTGCGCCGCGACGACCTCGACCACCCCGACGAACTCCGCATCGACCTCGACCCGCAGCCCGGCACGGACTACGCCGACGCGGTACGGGCCGCGCACGAGCTCCGCGCGGTCCTCGACGAGTTCGGCGGTCTGGTCGGCTGGCCCAAGACATCCGGCGGACGCGGGATGCACGTGTTCGTGCCCATCGAACCCCGCTGGACCTTCACCCAGGTGCGGCGGGCGGCGATCGCCTGCGGACGGGAACTGGAGCGCCGCATGCCGGACCAGGTCACCACGGCATGGTGGAAGGAGGAGCGCGGCCCCCGCATCTTCGTGGACTACAACCAGACGGCCAGGGACCGCACGATCGCCTCCGCCTACTCGGTACGGGCCCGCCCCCACGCCCCCGTATCGGCCCCCCTGCGCTGGGACGAGGTCGACGACGCCACTCCGGAGGACTTCGACATCGCCACGATGCCGGACCGCTTCGCGAAGCTGGGTGACGTCCACGCGCGCATGGAGGACCACGCCCACTCCCTCGAAGCCCTTCTCGACCTCGCCGACAAGGACGAGAGAGACCACGACCTCGGCGACCTGCCGTACCCCCCGGAGTACCCGAAGATGCCGGGAGAGCCCAAGCGCGTACAGCCGAGCAGGGCGAAGCACGAGGAGTGA
- the ddaH gene encoding dimethylargininase, which yields MPSKKALIRRPGPRLAEGLLTHLERSPVDVALALRQWEAYVAALDAHGWETLEVQPTDDCPDSVFVEDAVVVFRNVALIARPGADARRGETPGVEETVTRLGCSVNRIREPGTLDGGDVLKIGDTIYVGRGGRTNAEGVRQLRAVFEPLGARVVAVPVARVLHLKSAVTALPDGTVIGYEPLVDSASLFPRFLPVPEEPGAHVVLLGGTKLLMASSAPKSAELFADLGFDPVPVDISEFEKLEGCVTCLSVRLRELYA from the coding sequence GTGCCCAGCAAGAAGGCCCTGATCCGCCGCCCCGGCCCGCGTCTCGCCGAAGGCCTGCTCACCCACCTGGAGCGCTCCCCGGTGGACGTGGCGCTGGCGCTGCGGCAGTGGGAGGCGTACGTCGCGGCGCTGGACGCCCACGGCTGGGAGACGCTGGAGGTTCAGCCCACCGACGACTGCCCGGACTCGGTGTTCGTGGAGGACGCGGTGGTGGTCTTCCGGAACGTGGCGCTGATCGCCCGGCCGGGGGCCGATGCCCGGCGGGGCGAGACGCCGGGCGTCGAGGAGACGGTCACCCGGCTCGGCTGCTCGGTGAACCGGATCCGGGAGCCCGGCACGCTCGACGGCGGTGACGTCCTCAAGATCGGCGACACGATCTACGTGGGGCGGGGCGGCAGGACCAACGCGGAGGGCGTGCGGCAGCTGCGGGCCGTCTTCGAACCGCTCGGCGCGCGCGTGGTCGCCGTCCCCGTCGCCAGGGTCCTGCATCTGAAGTCCGCGGTGACGGCGCTGCCCGACGGGACGGTGATCGGGTACGAGCCGCTGGTCGACAGCGCCTCGCTGTTCCCGCGCTTCCTTCCCGTGCCCGAGGAGCCCGGCGCGCACGTGGTGCTGCTCGGCGGCACGAAGCTGCTGATGGCGTCGAGCGCCCCGAAGAGCGCGGAGCTGTTCGCCGATCTCGGTTTCGACCCGGTTCCGGTGGACATCAGCGAGTTCGAGAAGCTCGAAGGCTGTGTGACGTGCCTCTCAGTCCGGCTCCGTGAACTGTACGCCTGA
- a CDS encoding hydroxysqualene dehydroxylase — translation MGHSHAGGSTRRGFVAGAAAVGGAAALGVGAGALPAAAATPGAPRAKQSVAVLGGGVAGLTAAHELAERGFAVTVYERRALGGKARSMDVPDSAKGNRKPLPGEHGFRFIPGIYHNLPDTMRRIPFPGNANGVWDNLVAPREMSFARTGREDIRMPIPWPGSEPEKLTPDDIARALTALLDTAFNLPAHEVAYFVNRALVFLTSCDERRDDDWESTPWWDFVRAERMSKDYQRILAIGVTRNIVATKAEEASTRTVGTLGEAFVFNALGQGADGPPDRLLNAPTNEAWIDPWVAHLTSLGVEFRVGWTVRELAFGGGRVTKTVIEDPEGVRRDITADHYVQAMPVEHARRTWSAAMKAADPQLARCDKLQTDWMTGIQFYLTERPPLVKGHFNCIDSPWSLTGIAQAGHWPERDFPADYGDGVAVDCLSVDISEWDKPGILYGKTAKQCTRDEVAKEVWAQLKAALNDTGKTVLKDSKLHSWFLDPGVDGLGTPNPTNEDELLIHPVGTFHNRPSAATKIPNLFLSGDYVSVDIDLATMEGANASARAAVNALLKQAGSDQRPCTVKPLYRAPAIELAKRHDRTRYRLGLRNALDLG, via the coding sequence ATGGGGCACAGTCATGCCGGAGGAAGCACGCGGCGGGGGTTCGTCGCGGGGGCCGCGGCGGTCGGCGGGGCCGCCGCGCTGGGCGTGGGAGCGGGCGCGCTGCCTGCCGCGGCGGCTACCCCGGGCGCACCGCGGGCCAAGCAGTCCGTGGCCGTGCTCGGCGGCGGCGTCGCGGGGCTCACGGCCGCCCATGAGCTGGCCGAGCGCGGCTTCGCCGTGACGGTCTACGAACGCAGGGCGCTCGGCGGCAAGGCCCGCAGCATGGACGTACCGGACAGTGCGAAGGGCAACCGCAAGCCGCTGCCCGGCGAGCACGGCTTCCGCTTCATCCCTGGGATCTACCACAACCTCCCGGACACCATGCGCCGCATCCCCTTCCCCGGGAACGCGAACGGCGTGTGGGACAACCTCGTCGCGCCCCGCGAGATGTCGTTCGCGCGCACGGGTCGCGAGGACATCCGCATGCCGATCCCGTGGCCGGGCAGCGAGCCGGAGAAGCTCACCCCGGACGACATCGCGCGGGCCCTCACCGCCCTTCTCGACACCGCGTTCAACCTGCCCGCGCACGAGGTCGCGTACTTCGTCAACCGCGCCCTGGTCTTCCTGACCAGCTGCGACGAGCGGCGCGACGACGACTGGGAGTCGACGCCCTGGTGGGACTTCGTGCGCGCCGAGAGGATGTCGAAGGACTATCAGCGCATCCTCGCGATCGGCGTCACCCGCAACATCGTGGCGACGAAGGCCGAGGAGGCCAGCACCCGCACGGTCGGCACGCTCGGCGAGGCCTTCGTCTTCAACGCGCTCGGCCAGGGCGCGGACGGCCCGCCCGACCGCCTCCTGAACGCCCCCACGAACGAGGCGTGGATCGATCCGTGGGTGGCCCACCTCACCTCGCTCGGGGTCGAGTTCCGCGTCGGCTGGACGGTGCGCGAACTGGCGTTCGGCGGTGGCCGCGTCACCAAGACGGTGATCGAGGACCCCGAGGGCGTACGCCGCGACATCACCGCCGATCACTACGTGCAGGCCATGCCGGTGGAGCACGCGCGCAGGACGTGGAGCGCCGCGATGAAGGCGGCGGACCCGCAGCTTGCGCGCTGCGACAAGCTCCAGACGGACTGGATGACGGGCATCCAGTTCTATCTGACCGAGCGCCCGCCCCTCGTGAAGGGGCACTTCAACTGCATCGACTCGCCCTGGTCGCTGACGGGCATCGCGCAGGCGGGTCACTGGCCCGAGCGCGACTTCCCCGCCGACTACGGCGACGGCGTCGCGGTCGACTGCCTGTCGGTGGACATCTCCGAGTGGGACAAGCCGGGGATACTCTACGGCAAGACGGCCAAGCAGTGCACGCGCGACGAGGTCGCCAAGGAGGTGTGGGCGCAGCTCAAGGCCGCGCTGAACGACACCGGGAAGACGGTCCTGAAGGACAGCAAGCTGCACTCGTGGTTCCTCGACCCGGGCGTCGACGGCCTCGGCACGCCGAACCCCACCAACGAGGACGAACTCCTCATCCACCCCGTCGGCACCTTCCACAACCGCCCCTCGGCCGCGACGAAGATCCCCAACCTCTTCCTCTCCGGGGACTACGTGTCCGTGGATATCGACCTGGCGACGATGGAGGGCGCCAACGCGTCGGCCCGCGCGGCCGTCAACGCCCTGCTGAAGCAGGCGGGATCGGATCAGCGGCCGTGCACGGTGAAGCCGCTGTACCGGGCCCCGGCGATCGAACTGGCCAAGCGCCACGACCGCACCCGCTACCGACTCGGTCTGCGCAACGCGCTCGACCTGGGCTGA
- a CDS encoding ATP-dependent DNA ligase — protein MDLPVMPPVKPMLAKPVAKIPPGMQYEAKWDGFRAIVFRDGDDIEIGSRTGKPLTRYFPELVEALRERLPERCVMDGEIVIARDGHLDFDALTERIHPAASRVATLAERTPASFVAFDLLALADASLLATPMAERRAHLEAALSKVTPPVHVAPATTDAEVARHWFEQFEGAGLDGVIAKPLDLLYRQDERVMFKVKHERTADCVVAGYRFHKSGPVVGSLLLGLYDDAGALQHVGVAAAFSMKRRAELVEELEPLRMESAAAHPWAAWADEAAHETARLPGAPSRWSGKKDLSWVPVRPERVCEVAYDHMEGGRRFRHTARFRTWRPDRAPESCTYAQLEEPVRYSLTDVLGPPR, from the coding sequence ATGGATCTGCCGGTGATGCCGCCCGTGAAGCCCATGCTCGCCAAGCCCGTCGCGAAGATCCCGCCGGGCATGCAGTACGAGGCGAAGTGGGACGGCTTCCGCGCGATCGTCTTCCGCGACGGTGACGACATCGAGATCGGCAGCCGTACGGGCAAGCCCCTCACCCGCTACTTCCCCGAACTGGTGGAGGCCCTGCGGGAACGTCTTCCGGAGCGCTGCGTGATGGACGGCGAGATCGTGATCGCCAGGGACGGGCACCTGGACTTCGACGCCCTCACCGAGCGCATCCACCCCGCGGCCTCGCGGGTCGCGACGCTCGCCGAGCGCACCCCCGCCTCCTTCGTCGCCTTCGACCTGCTCGCCCTCGCGGACGCCTCCCTGCTCGCCACCCCCATGGCCGAGCGGCGCGCACATCTGGAAGCGGCCCTCTCCAAAGTGACGCCCCCTGTCCACGTGGCACCGGCGACCACCGACGCGGAGGTGGCGCGGCACTGGTTCGAGCAGTTCGAGGGCGCGGGCCTCGACGGCGTCATCGCCAAGCCGCTCGACCTGCTCTACCGCCAGGACGAACGCGTCATGTTCAAGGTCAAGCACGAACGCACGGCAGACTGCGTGGTCGCGGGCTACCGCTTCCACAAGAGCGGCCCGGTGGTCGGCTCGCTCCTCCTCGGCCTGTACGACGACGCGGGCGCCTTGCAGCACGTGGGCGTCGCCGCCGCGTTCTCCATGAAGCGGCGCGCGGAACTCGTCGAGGAGCTGGAGCCGCTGCGGATGGAATCCGCAGCGGCTCACCCCTGGGCGGCGTGGGCGGACGAGGCGGCACACGAGACGGCGCGGCTGCCGGGAGCGCCGAGCCGCTGGTCGGGGAAGAAGGACCTGTCGTGGGTGCCGGTGCGCCCGGAGCGGGTCTGCGAGGTGGCGTACGACCATATGGAGGGCGGCCGGCGCTTCCGCCACACGGCGCGCTTCCGCACCTGGCGCCCCGACCGGGCCCCGGAGAGTTGCACGTACGCCCAGCTGGAGGAGCCGGTGCGGTACTCGCTCACGGATGTCCTGGGACCGCCGCGCTGA
- a CDS encoding WhiB family transcriptional regulator, with amino-acid sequence MQIDMTAQPELAWQEQALCAQTGADFFFPEPGSSVREAKYICRMCAMRPACLEYALANDERFGVWGGLSEKERYALRRVPDSAR; translated from the coding sequence ATGCAGATCGACATGACGGCCCAGCCCGAACTCGCCTGGCAGGAGCAGGCGCTGTGCGCGCAGACCGGAGCGGACTTCTTCTTCCCCGAGCCCGGAAGCTCGGTGCGCGAGGCGAAGTACATCTGCCGGATGTGTGCGATGCGCCCGGCCTGCCTGGAGTACGCACTCGCCAACGACGAGCGTTTCGGCGTCTGGGGCGGCCTCTCCGAGAAGGAGCGGTACGCCCTCAGACGCGTACCGGACAGCGCGCGGTGA